A genome region from Marasmius oreades isolate 03SP1 chromosome 5, whole genome shotgun sequence includes the following:
- a CDS encoding uncharacterized protein (BUSCO:EOG092658WY), which produces MSNLVISASFRKRIQSIYPPRNRRSILHALHPRYYTMPATNEDSSCLFCKILNGSIPCHKVYETEHSFAFLDIMPTSEGHTQVIPKYHAETIANLPDEYLADIGPVVKKVALATGAEAYNIVQNNGKLAFQHVPHVHFHVIPKPNETEGLVLTLGQNWPQKKVDNDVLGTTCAKMKQRL; this is translated from the exons ATGTCAAACTTGGTGATCAGTGCATCTTTCCGGAAACGGATACAATCAATTTATCCACCTCGAAACCGTCGCTCTATCCTGCACGCTCTTCATCCCAGATACTACACAATGCCCGCAACGAATGAAGATTCATC CTGCCTCTTTTGCAAGATTCTAAACG GTAGTATTCCCTGTCATAAGGTGTACGAAACAGAACACAG TTTCGCGTTTCTGGATATCATGCCGACCTCGGAGGGACATACGCAAGTCATTCCAAAAT ATCACGCAGAGACGATTGCCAATCTTCCAGATGAATATTTAGCTGACATTGGACCTGTGGTGAAGAAGGTTGCACTCGCGACCGGTGCTGAGGCGTATAATATTGTTCAA AATAACGGGAAATTAGCCTTCCAG CACGTTCCGCACGTCCATTTCCATGTCATCCCGAAACCGAATGAGACCGAAGGATTGGTTCTGACGTTGGGTCAGAACTGGCCACAGAAGAAGGTTGATAACGATGTGTTGGGAACAACTTGCGCGAAAATGAAACAGAGGCTGTAG